In Thermoanaerobaculia bacterium, a genomic segment contains:
- a CDS encoding protein kinase: MPLTTGSRLGPYEILAPLGAGGMGEVYRARDSRLGREVAIKVIPEAFAKDPDRLARFEREARSASALSDPHIVVVHDVGEENGIRYFASELVEGPDLRAIIDRGSMGIRRILDLGAQIAEGLAAAHEKGILHRDLKPENILVSNDRLAKIADFGLAKIADATRSDLSQTPTAAAESTGTGIIMGTVSYMSPEQARGAVVDHRSDQFALGAILYEMAAGRKAFARPTAAETMTAILREEPEPLATAAPTCPAPLRWIVERLLAKEPHDRYDSTRDLARELASVRDHLSTSSLSGAAPPISPGPFVWRRGALPFVAGAIAGAVAVAAAFLVFRSPKTAEPVRFRYLTYSGRDREPAVSPDGKTVAFSSDRDGKPRIWLKQLDGGGEAPLTSGPGDILPRFAPNGASILFIRTDGARSALYRSAVVGGEAHKIVDDVGEGDWSPDGNRIVVVKQMANSSGVAMAIVDAAGGASRDLARFPTRFFFHPRWSPDGRRISAVEQGVGGSKKSVIIVDAATGKVKDLPVAGTPGLVSAAAWNRGGNEIVYSRAESVVASVVGSPAEIVAQNVDTGKVRSLAWAQESGDIVEVLGDGRLVFDTNSVRENLRELAIERGVAVPSSARWLTEGNATDRQPAYSPDGKWVVFSSSRGGNLDLWKISTDGGEMRQLTDDAAQDWDPAFTRDGRGLLWSSNRTGAFEIWTADSDGSGAHAITRFGLDSENPTETADGKWIVYLQGSGPKPGYWKVHPDGTGAQFLSALGGIPDVSPDGGHVISFANSSLTGEYVTTVRTEDGKTDDFRVDIPQGGLSLTRITIGRGRWTPDGKSVLILTRDAKGRFGIDRYPFAPDAGRVSGNPFVPPFDSSVAIESFGVSPDGRKITVAGVARTNSLMLASNLPGISRPKR, translated from the coding sequence ATGCCGCTGACGACCGGTTCCCGGCTCGGCCCCTACGAAATCCTCGCCCCCCTCGGCGCCGGGGGAATGGGAGAGGTCTACCGCGCGCGCGATTCTCGCCTCGGCCGCGAAGTCGCGATCAAGGTCATTCCCGAGGCCTTCGCGAAGGATCCCGACCGGCTTGCCCGCTTCGAGCGGGAGGCGCGGTCGGCGTCGGCGCTCTCCGACCCTCACATCGTCGTCGTCCACGACGTCGGCGAGGAAAACGGGATCCGCTATTTCGCCTCCGAGCTCGTCGAGGGGCCCGACCTCCGCGCGATCATCGATCGCGGATCGATGGGGATCCGGAGGATCCTCGACCTCGGCGCGCAGATCGCGGAGGGGCTCGCCGCCGCCCACGAGAAGGGGATCCTCCACCGGGACTTGAAGCCCGAGAACATCCTCGTCTCCAACGATCGGCTCGCGAAAATCGCGGATTTCGGCCTCGCGAAGATCGCCGACGCTACTCGTTCTGACCTCTCGCAGACGCCGACCGCGGCAGCCGAGAGCACGGGGACGGGGATCATCATGGGGACCGTCTCCTACATGTCGCCCGAGCAGGCGCGGGGAGCGGTCGTCGACCATCGATCGGACCAGTTCGCGCTCGGCGCGATCCTCTACGAGATGGCGGCCGGCCGGAAAGCCTTCGCGCGCCCGACCGCGGCCGAGACGATGACCGCGATCCTCCGCGAAGAGCCCGAGCCCCTCGCAACGGCCGCCCCGACCTGCCCGGCGCCGCTGCGCTGGATCGTCGAGCGGCTGCTCGCGAAGGAGCCGCACGACCGCTACGACTCGACGCGCGACCTCGCGCGGGAGCTCGCGAGCGTGCGCGATCACCTCTCGACGTCGAGCCTTTCGGGTGCCGCGCCGCCGATCTCGCCGGGACCGTTCGTCTGGAGGCGGGGCGCTTTGCCCTTCGTCGCCGGAGCGATCGCGGGGGCGGTCGCCGTTGCCGCGGCGTTTCTGGTCTTCCGGTCGCCGAAAACGGCCGAGCCGGTGCGCTTCCGGTATCTCACGTATTCCGGACGCGATCGCGAGCCGGCCGTCTCGCCCGATGGAAAGACGGTCGCGTTCTCCTCCGACCGCGACGGGAAGCCGCGGATCTGGTTGAAGCAGCTCGACGGGGGCGGCGAGGCGCCGCTGACGTCCGGTCCCGGGGACATCCTTCCCCGTTTCGCGCCCAACGGCGCGTCGATCCTGTTCATCCGGACCGACGGAGCGCGATCGGCCTTGTATCGCTCGGCGGTCGTCGGCGGCGAAGCGCACAAGATCGTGGATGACGTGGGGGAAGGGGACTGGTCGCCCGACGGAAACCGGATCGTCGTCGTGAAACAGATGGCCAACTCGAGCGGGGTCGCAATGGCGATCGTGGACGCGGCGGGAGGCGCCAGCCGCGATCTCGCGCGCTTTCCGACGCGGTTCTTCTTCCATCCGCGCTGGTCTCCCGACGGGCGCCGCATCTCTGCGGTCGAACAGGGCGTGGGGGGATCGAAGAAGTCGGTCATCATCGTGGACGCCGCGACGGGAAAGGTGAAGGATCTGCCGGTCGCCGGCACCCCGGGGCTCGTGTCCGCGGCCGCGTGGAACAGGGGCGGGAACGAAATCGTGTATTCCCGGGCGGAGTCGGTTGTCGCGTCCGTCGTGGGGAGCCCCGCGGAGATCGTCGCCCAGAACGTGGACACCGGGAAAGTGCGGTCGCTCGCGTGGGCTCAGGAGAGCGGCGACATCGTCGAGGTGCTCGGCGACGGCCGCCTCGTCTTCGACACCAACTCCGTGCGGGAAAACCTGCGCGAGCTTGCGATCGAGCGAGGCGTGGCCGTTCCCTCTTCCGCCCGGTGGCTGACCGAGGGGAACGCCACCGATCGGCAGCCCGCGTACTCGCCCGACGGGAAATGGGTCGTCTTCTCCTCGAGCCGGGGCGGAAACCTCGATCTCTGGAAGATCTCGACCGATGGCGGAGAAATGCGCCAGCTCACCGACGACGCCGCGCAGGACTGGGACCCCGCGTTCACGCGCGACGGCCGGGGCCTCCTCTGGAGCTCGAACCGGACGGGAGCGTTCGAAATCTGGACGGCCGACTCGGACGGAAGCGGCGCGCACGCGATCACCCGGTTCGGTCTGGATTCCGAAAATCCGACCGAGACCGCCGACGGGAAGTGGATCGTCTATCTCCAGGGGTCGGGCCCGAAGCCCGGCTACTGGAAGGTGCATCCGGACGGGACGGGGGCGCAGTTCCTCTCGGCGCTCGGAGGAATCCCCGACGTGTCACCCGATGGAGGTCACGTCATCTCGTTTGCGAATTCCTCTCTCACCGGCGAATACGTTACGACCGTCCGGACGGAAGACGGGAAGACCGACGATTTCCGCGTCGACATTCCGCAGGGCGGACTTTCGCTGACGAGGATCACGATCGGGCGCGGCCGCTGGACGCCGGACGGGAAATCGGTCCTCATCCTCACGCGCGACGCAAAGGGAAGGTTCGGAATCGACCGGTATCCCTTCGCTCCCGACGCCGGGCGCGTTTCCGGGAATCCGTTCGTCCCGCCGTTCGACTCTTCCGTCGCGATCGAGTCGTTCGGGGTGTCTCCGGACGGAAGGAAGATCACGGTCGCGGGAGTCGCGAGGACGAACAGCCTGATGCTCGCGAGCAATCTCCCGGGAATCAGCCGCCCGAAGCGGTAG